CGAGAGCAGTACGCCGCCCGTACCCGCGAGCGCCGCCTGCGCTTGCGCGGGCTCTCGGCCGGCGACATCGACGCGAAGATCGCCGAGCGAGCGGCCGCGCGCGGAGCCAAGGACTTCAGCCGCGCGGACGCGCTCCGGCAAGAGCTGGAGGCCGTCGGCGTGCGACTGCGCGACGCCGGGGCCGGGACCGACTGGTCCGTCGAAGCCTGAGCTACGCGCTCAAACGCCGATGAACAGGCGGTGGGCGAAGTTGCGCTCGAGCTTTGCCCGCAGCACCTTCTCCGCCGCCGTCTCGATGTCGTACTCGACGCGCTTGAACTCGAAGCGCTTCTTGTCCGTGTCGTACACGGTGTAGCTCGCCCGGTTGTCGTAGTCGCGGGGCTGGCCGATGGAGCCGACACTGACGATGTACTTCTTGTTCGGCTCCAGCTCGAAGTCGACGGGGGGCAGCTCTTCGACGCTGTTTCGCGTCAGCGCGAACACCTTGCACAGGTGTGAGTGGCCAATCAGCGTGATGTGCGCGAGCTCGTCGTAGATCGGCAGGCACTCGCGCGCCTGTTCGGGCGCGAAGATGTACTCGAACTCTTCGAGTCGAACCGGAGAGCCGTGGCAGAGCAGCACACCCACGGCGTCCAGCCGGATCTGGTAGGGCAGTCCGCGCAACCAGTCGGTGTTCTCTTTGCTCAACAGCTGCGCGTGCGTGTCGAGGGCGTGGCGCGCGGCCTCGTAGTAGTACGAGTAGTCCATGCGACCGGCGACCGCCGCGTCGTGGTTGCCCAAGATGGTCGCTTTGACCAGATCGCGCACGATGTCGGCGCACTCGTTGGGAGAGCCACCGTACCCAACGGTGTCACCCAGGCAGTAGTACTCCTTGATGGACTCACTCTTGAACGCCTCCACCGAAGCGCTCAAGGCTTCGTAGTTGGCGTGAATGTCGCTGAGGATTCCGAGGCGCATCGGGGTGCTGGGGCAGGGGACCGAATCTAACACGGTCCCCAAGGGCTTTCGGAGACGCAGAACGGATCTGTCGTGCGATTCGTCGGTCGCGGCAAGCCCGTAAGTCAGCGCCGGCTGGGCTGGCCGGGCGTGCAGCTCCGCGAAAGGGCAGGTTTTGGGGCTAAGCTCGGGCGTGGCAAGCGCGATGGACCCCGAGAAAGATGGCGACCCTACCCCGCAAGGCGAGCTCCCCGACCTCCCGCCGGACGAAATCATCGAGCTGGCAGAGGCCGCGCGACAGTACGTAATCAGCGCCCTGGGCGTGGAGCTCGACTACTCGCCGGAGACACTCCCGGTCCTCGACCACTACCTCGGGACGGTCCGCGAGAACGCACGCGACAGGCCCGAGCTCATGGAGCTCGTGACTCGGAGCGCGGGGGCTTACTTCGGCGAGGTGGTGCGCAGGACCATGCCCTGCTTCTGGTACGCGTCCGAGACCGTGGTTCGCGGCTGGCAGATTTGTTTCGAAGAGATGTACCTCGCCTTCGATCCGATGGCCTTCGCCTGGGATGCGATCTACCAGTCGTCGGATCACGACGGTCCGTCATCGGAGCTGGTGCTCGATCGGGAGGACGGCGAGGCGCTCGAGCGCAGGCTCGCCGAGCTGCCGCCGGTGAGCGAGGACGAATACTGGATGCTAGCTACGCGCTTCGAGGTGATCGAGATCGCCGCCGACCAGCTGAAGGTCGAGCTCAAGCGTGCTGGCCTCGACAAGGTGAGCTACGGTCCCGCTGACTACTCGGTGGTGGGCCGACCGATCGGCGAGGCGTGAGGCCTGGCTCACGGTGCGGGTGTGCCGGCGTCTTCTGCGCCGACGCTGATCCGCGCAGGTAGCTGAACGACACGCGCCGGTTCGATGGCCCCGCCCAGAAAGTCACGGAACGACACCGAGTAACGACCGGGCAGCGGCCCGATCAAGAACTGCTCCGATTTTGGCTGAATCCACGCGACCGGCACGCCATCGAGCAGCACGTAGCGCACCGAGTCCGTGCGGTTGACCGCGAGCAATCCCTCCCCCGGAGCGTCTTTCTCAACTTCGCCGGCCATGGGTTTGGT
The genomic region above belongs to Myxococcales bacterium and contains:
- a CDS encoding metallophosphoesterase family protein; the protein is MRLGILSDIHANYEALSASVEAFKSESIKEYYCLGDTVGYGGSPNECADIVRDLVKATILGNHDAAVAGRMDYSYYYEAARHALDTHAQLLSKENTDWLRGLPYQIRLDAVGVLLCHGSPVRLEEFEYIFAPEQARECLPIYDELAHITLIGHSHLCKVFALTRNSVEELPPVDFELEPNKKYIVSVGSIGQPRDYDNRASYTVYDTDKKRFEFKRVEYDIETAAEKVLRAKLERNFAHRLFIGV